A genomic segment from Juglans regia cultivar Chandler chromosome 14, Walnut 2.0, whole genome shotgun sequence encodes:
- the LOC108998717 gene encoding ADP,ATP carrier protein, mitochondrial: MADRHQHPTVMQKFAGQLHLSSSRSQDVQRPALYQRHFAYGNYSNAGLQYPMTQACRATSDLSLVSPAASPVFVQAPNEKGFASFATDFLMGGVSAAVSKTAAAPIERVKLLIQNQDEMIKAGRLSEPYKGIGDCFGRTIKDEGFVSLWRGNTANVIRYFPTQALNFAFKDYFKRLFNFKKDKDGYWKWFAGNLASGGAAGASSLLFVYSLDYARTRLANDAKAAKKGGGGRQFNGLVDVYRKTLQSDGLAGLYRGFNISCVGIIVYRGLYFGMYDSLKPVILTGKLQDSFFASFALGWVITNGAGLASYPIDTVRRRMMMTSGEAVKYKSSFDAFSQILKNEGPKSLFKGAGANILRAVAGAGVLAGYDKLQVILLGKKYGSGGA, from the exons ATGGCAGACAGGCACCAGCACCCAACAGTCATGCAAAAGTTTGCTGGTCAGCTCCATCTCAGTTCCAGTCGTTCTCAAGATGTTCAAAGGCCTGCTCTGTATCAAAGGCATTTTGCATATGGAAATTACTCCAATGCAGGATTACAGTATCCCATGACTCAGGCGTGCCGGGCTACCAGCGATTTGTCATTGGTTTCTCCAGCAGCCTCACCTGTGTTTGTCCAAGCCCCAAATGAGAAGGGCTTTGCCAGCTTCGCTACTGATTTTCTTATGGGTGGAGTATCCGCTGCGGTGTCCAAAACTGCTGCTGCTCCAATTGAGCGAGTGAAGCTCTTGATCCAGAACCAGGACGAGATGATCAAAGCTGGTCGGCTCTCTGAACCCTACAAGGGAATTGGAGATTGTTTTGGCCGAACAATAAAAGATGAGGGTTTTGTATCATTGTGGAGAGGGAACACAGCTAATGTCATCCGTTACTTTCCCACACAG GCCTTGAACTTTGCTTTCAAAGATTACTTTAAGAGGCTCTTCAACTTCAAGAAAGACAAGGATGGGTACTGGAAATGGTTCGCAGGTAACTTGGCATCTGGTGGTGCTGCTGGTGCTTCTTCCCTGCTCTTTGTCTACTCTTTGGATTATGCTCGAACCCGTCTTGCAAATGATGCAAAGGCTGCAAAGAAGGGAGGAGGAGGGAGGCAATTCAATGGCTTGGTCGATGTTTACAGGAAGACTCTCCAATCTGATGGCCTTGCTGGCCTTTACCGTGGCTTCAACATTTCTTGTGTAGGCATCATTGTCTACCGTGGTTTGTACTTTGGAATGTATGACTCTTTGAAGCCAGTTATCCTGACTGGAAAGTTGCAG GATAGTTTCTTCGCTAGCTTTGCTCTTGGTTGGGTAATCACGAATGGTGCTGGCCTTGCATCCTATCCAATTGACACTGTCCGTAGAAGAATGATGATGACATCTGGTGAAGCCGTCAAGTATAAGAGTTCCTTTGATGCATTCTCTCAAATCCTCAAGAATGAGGGTCCCAAATCTCTCTTCAAGGGAGCTGGTGCAAATATACTCCGTGCTGTTGCTGGTGCTGGTGTGCTTGCAGGTTATGACAAGCTTCAGGTGATCCTCTTAGGTAAGAAGTATGGTTCTGGTGGGGCATAA